A genomic region of Rhipicephalus sanguineus isolate Rsan-2018 chromosome 3, BIME_Rsan_1.4, whole genome shotgun sequence contains the following coding sequences:
- the LOC125757873 gene encoding uncharacterized protein LOC125757873: MTSLMVAFWGQCYSMYVLMMFLTSALTRNTLYMQTTPPYFFPTNIQHLAEIANDALSSLAMWSSVNSLKINKQKTKAVLFLPKRKQVFLRPSLYLGDTVIECVDTFKSLGITFSNTMSWDAHVNNLSSTLSRIIGITSRNRYIFPTKTKLTLYYAFFYSHIIYCLLVWGNTTVSNILKLQTLQKKMLRAIVNGSYDSPTKHIFLQYNIVPVNKLFDQRFACFYKTITRKNDSFFSKTVPPAFRHSSYDTRVQSSYVLPKCRTNYGISMLSYTVPKFLNTSFYDCLNTMSRSAIRKSIIRSPNLHEVRHGQGDAPMLRDLESESPRL; the protein is encoded by the exons ATGACGTCCCTCATGGTAGCATTTTGGGGCCAGTGCTATTCAATGTATGTATTAATGATGTTCCTAACATCAGCACTCACGCGAAATAcattatatatgcagacgacaccacCCTATTTTTTTCCCACTAATATACAACACTTAGCAGAAATCGCAAACGACGCGCTCTCATCACTTGCCATGTGGTCATCAGTTAACTCtttgaaaataaacaaacagaaaacGAAAGCAGTACTTTTCCTTCCTAAAAGAAAACAAGTATTTCTACGGCCCTCGTTATACCTAGGCGACACTGTGATCGAGTGCGTAGACACCTTTAAATCATTAGGGATAACGTTCAGCAATACAATGTCATGGGATGCACATGTTAATAATCTTTCTTCAACACTCTCTAGAATCATAGGAATCACTTCGCGTAACAGATATATTTTTCCAACCAAAACTAAGCTTACTTTGTACTATGCCTTCTTTTATTCCCACATAATCTATTGCCTGCTAGTCTGGGGCAATACAACTGTCTCAAACATACTAAAACTACAAACACTGCAAAAGAAAATGCTCCGCGCAATTGTAAATGGGTCCTATGATTCGCCCACTAAGCATATCTTCCTACAATATAATATTGTACCTGTAAACAAATTATTCGACCAGAGATTTGCATGTTTTTATAAAACAATAACAAGAAAAAATGACTCCTTTTTTTCTAAAACTGTTCCACCTGCGTTTCGCCACTCATCATATGACACCAGAGTACAAAGTAGTTACGTATTGCCAAAGTGTAGAACAAATTATGGTATTTCTATGTTGAGTTACACTGTGCCAAAGTTCTTGAATACCTCATTTTATGACTGCCTAAATACTATGTCTCGTTCTGCTATTCGCAAGAGCATTATACG ATCTCCCAACCTCCACGAGGTGCGTCACGGGCAGGGTGACGCACCCATGCTGCGGGACCTGGAGTCCGAGAGTCCGCGGCTGTAG